In the genome of Piliocolobus tephrosceles isolate RC106 chromosome 20, ASM277652v3, whole genome shotgun sequence, one region contains:
- the FAM217B gene encoding protein FAM217B, whose amino-acid sequence MNAGPSWSKVQHSKNSSGKRQSKSQVPHASSQLRSSLTAVTQPTEEKLKESIAPEARRKRNPLSSTCQGASGNKLFLDFQSMKIIKEDTDEDSASDLSDSERIPIPPSPLTPPDLNLRAEEIDPVYFDLHPGQGHTKPEYYYPDFLPPPFSSWDLQDMALLLNAENKMEAVPRVGGLLGKYIDRLIQLEWLQVQTVQCEKAKGAKARPLTAPGTSGALKSPGRSKLIASALSKPLPHQEGASKSGPSRKKAFHHEEIHPSHYAFETAPKPIDVLGGTRFCSQRQTLEMRTEEKKKKSSKSTKLQRWDLSRSESSSKVETNGNIRIPKQAAVILDSADSCKASKTQAHAHPRKKGKAESCGHTTVSSEKKLKTNGVKQNTYKLK is encoded by the coding sequence ATGAATGCTGGCCCATCTTGGAGTAAAGTGCAACATTCAAAGAATTCTTCAGGAAAAAGGCAGAGTAAATCCCAAGTACCCCACGCTTCTTCTCAGCTGAGAAGCAGCCTCACAGCTGTCACCCAGCCAACTgaagaaaaacttaaagaaagCATTGCCCCGGAAGCAAGACGCAAAAGGAATCCACTCAGTTCCACGTGTCAGGGGGCCTCAGGGAATAAATTGTTTCTTGATTTTCAGTCAATGAAAATTATTAAAGAGGATACTGATGAGGACAGTGCAAGTGATCTCTCTGATTCGGAAAGAATTCccattcctccttctcccctcacACCTCCAGATCTCAATCTTCGAGCTGAAGAAATTGATCCAGTTTACTTTGATCTTCACCCTGGTCAGGGCCATACAAAGCCTGAGTACTATTATCCTGATTTCCTTCCACCCCCTTTCAGCTCCTGGGACTTACAAGATATGGCCCTGCTTCTGAACGCAGAGAACAAAATGGAAGCTGTGCCGCGAGTGGGAGGACTTCTTGGGAAGTATATTGATAGACTTATTCAGCTTGAGTGGCTGCAGGTCCAGACTGTACAGTGTGAAAAAGCGAAGGGGGCCAAAGCAAGGCCCCTCACTGCCCCTGGGACCTCAGGGGCACTGAAAAGCCCTGGGAGAAGTAAGCTAATTGCTAGTGCTCTGTCCAAGCCACTACCTCACCAGGAAGGGGCTTCAAAGTCAGGCCCTTCCCGAAAGAAAGCTTTTCACCATGAAGAAATCCATCCATCACATTATGCATTTGAGACTGCCCCCAAACCCATTGATGTGCTTGGTGGTACCAGGTTTTGTTCTCAGAGGCAAACCCTTGAAATGaggacagaagaaaagaaaaagaaatccagtaAGAGTACGAAGCTGCAACGTTGGGATCTGTCCCGCAGTGAAAGCAGCTCTAAGGTGGAAACCAATGGTAACATTCGGATTCCCAAACAGGCAGCTGTGATTCTGGACTCAGCAGATTCCTGTAAAGCCTCCAAAACACAAGCACATGCACATCCTAGGAAAAAGGGAAAGGCAGAGAGCTGTGGTCATACCACTGTATCGAGtgagaaaaaactgaaaacaaatggaGTAAAGCAAAACacatataaactaaaataa
- the PPP1R3D gene encoding protein phosphatase 1 regulatory subunit 3D, protein MSRGPSSAVLPSALGSRKLTPRSLSCLADLDGGVALEPRPCRPPGSPGRAPPPAPAPSGCDPRLRPIILRRARSLPSSPERRQKAAGAPGAACRPGCNRQLRVRFADALGLELAQVKVFNAGDDPSVPLHVLSRLAINSDLCCSSQDLEFTLQCLVPDFPPPVEAADFGERLQRQLVCLERVTCSDLGISGTVRVCNVAFEKQVAVRYTFSGWRSTHEAVARWRGPAGPEGKEDVFTFGFPVPPFLLELGSRVHFAVRYRVAGAEYWDNNDRRDYSLTCRNHALHMPRGECEESWIHFI, encoded by the coding sequence ATGTCCAGAGGCCCGAGCTCCGCGGTCCTGCCCAGCGCCCTGGGATCCCGGAAGCTCACCCCCCGGAGCCTCAGCTGCTTGGCGGACCTGGACGGCGGCGTGGCCCTGGAGCCGCGGCCCTGTAGGCCCCCGGGGAGCCCGGGCCGCGCGCCGCCGCCAGCACCAGCGCCGTCCGGCTGCGACCCCCGCCTGCGGCCCATCATCCTGCGGCGGGCGCGCTCACTGCCCAGCTCCCCCGAACGCCGCCAGAAGGCCGCGGGCGCGCCGGGCGCTGCATGTCGGCCGGGCTGCAACCGGCAGCTCCGCGTGCGCTTCGCCGACGCCCTGGGCTTGGAGCTGGCGCAAGTCAAGGTGTTCAACGCGGGAGATGACCCGTCGGTGCCGCTGCACGTGCTGTCGCGGCTCGCCATCAACTCTGACCTGTGCTGCAGCAGCCAGGACCTAGAGTTCACCCTGCAGTGCCTGGTGCCCGATTTCCCGCCGCCCGTCGAGGCCGCCGACTTTGGTGAGCGCCTGCAGCGCCAGCTTGTGTGCCTGGAGCGTGTCACTTGCTCGGACCTTGGCATCAGCGGTACGGTGCGCGTGTGCAACGTGGCCTTCGAGAAGCAGGTGGCTGTGCGCTACACTTTCTCGGGCTGGCGCAGTACCCACGAGGCGGTGGCGCGGTGGCGCGGGCCCGCAGGCCCCGAGGGCAAGGAGGACGTCTTCACCTTCGGCTTCCCAGTGCCACCCTTCCTGCTGGAGCTCGGCTCCCGCGTGCACTTCGCGGTGCGCTACCGAGTGGCGGGTGCCGAGTACTGGGACAACAACGACCGCCGAGACTACAGCCTCACGTGTCGCAACCACGCGCTTCACATGCCTCGCGGGGAGTGCGAAGAGAGCTGGATCCACTTCATCTGA